In the genome of Streptomyces globosus, one region contains:
- a CDS encoding DUF6493 family protein produces MSTAAVLEAVRRGAGDTLPALLQPLTPAERRALVPELTALRREIRGWDWSRWQERACIRRGLLLAGAACHTGAAAAASWIAARDLRTDSPARRTALLLRVLADRDPAWLGDVAHRLAARAATAEEDYPLIRELVRRTGCPLPAGDGFVRGWVREMSTGGPERSAGRGRPLGAALRAEPQLRAFVPLLFETAEPAEPLSWHGRSTDGGGWPAELARLAAEGLLDRSVLADGCTARLLRGGRPAHLSFYLDLLRALDLTQDEQQARAGDWIAVAGDAPSPLAGHAQGILAGLSEAGRLTAEQLAEMSAAVLFRPEKKLVRAQLVLLGKALRRRPDDRSVLLPAAATAFGHADTALQERALRLVAAHLRPDDGALRAELAGQAGLLGPVHRRAAADLLGAVADDTAAEPREDVLPPAPERRRPARAADLSLAATVELVASLAHAREPGPAEFETALDALVRHAHRDRAALAAALHPALADRRWLRADSWTDPEWIEGVELVAATVLGCVRAADLRTAGSRRGVGYPQDCVHAALGAVTAARIREAAARIPADPLPFLLAAPSWDTGTLEPLELVARLAEYRRLGVAPAPADFAQALLRVRRDPEAAAAAAALGTAEGGRLAAWLASDGEPPRTVRRVQEPAPAASRLGWDRTRETVPRIVVELSERPGLQNGSFPAEFRRLGRAYTDSGRRCYHWAGYELAQHPVMPEDREAQAVWLLPALTACATVGERGAGELLARLAELGGPAGPVLHLAVATGLGARHAEDRLAAVDALLVLAARGELDAALLGRDLAELLALGTVKPNRLADAARSAAAAGAYALTWTLLAQALPALLAGGGAGARGAGEVLAVAADCAERCGAAGPVPEGVAGAADRAGSSQLAVQARRLRAALAEAAARAGGSGRAGGGGGARRPGGGAEAAA; encoded by the coding sequence ATGAGCACCGCCGCCGTCCTCGAAGCCGTCCGCCGGGGCGCCGGCGACACCCTCCCCGCCCTGCTCCAGCCCCTCACCCCGGCCGAGCGGCGCGCCCTCGTGCCCGAACTGACCGCCCTGCGCCGCGAGATCCGCGGCTGGGACTGGTCCCGCTGGCAGGAGCGGGCGTGCATACGCCGCGGCCTGCTGCTCGCCGGGGCCGCCTGCCACACCGGAGCCGCAGCCGCCGCCTCCTGGATCGCCGCCCGGGACCTGCGTACGGACAGCCCCGCACGGCGCACCGCACTCCTCCTCCGGGTCCTGGCCGACCGCGACCCCGCCTGGCTCGGCGACGTTGCGCACCGCCTCGCCGCCCGCGCCGCCACCGCCGAGGAGGACTACCCGCTCATCCGGGAACTCGTCCGCAGGACCGGCTGCCCCCTGCCCGCCGGCGACGGCTTCGTCCGCGGCTGGGTCCGCGAGATGAGCACCGGCGGCCCCGAACGCTCCGCCGGCCGCGGCCGCCCGCTGGGCGCGGCACTCCGGGCGGAGCCGCAGCTGCGCGCGTTCGTCCCCCTGCTGTTCGAGACGGCCGAGCCCGCGGAGCCGCTCTCCTGGCACGGCCGCTCCACCGACGGCGGCGGCTGGCCCGCCGAACTGGCCCGGCTCGCCGCGGAGGGCCTCCTCGACCGGAGCGTCCTCGCCGACGGCTGCACCGCCCGCCTGCTGCGCGGCGGCCGCCCCGCCCACCTGTCCTTCTACCTCGACCTCCTCCGGGCGCTCGACCTCACGCAGGACGAGCAGCAGGCGCGCGCCGGCGACTGGATCGCCGTGGCCGGCGACGCTCCCTCGCCGCTCGCCGGGCACGCCCAGGGGATCCTCGCCGGCCTGTCCGAGGCGGGCCGGCTGACGGCCGAACAGCTTGCCGAAATGTCCGCCGCCGTCCTCTTCCGACCCGAGAAGAAGCTGGTACGCGCCCAGCTCGTACTCCTCGGCAAGGCCCTGCGCCGCCGCCCCGACGACCGGTCCGTGCTGCTGCCCGCGGCCGCGACGGCGTTCGGACACGCGGACACCGCGCTCCAGGAGCGCGCCCTGCGGCTCGTCGCCGCGCACCTGCGGCCCGACGACGGCGCCCTGCGCGCCGAACTGGCCGGCCAGGCCGGACTCCTCGGCCCCGTGCACCGGCGCGCGGCGGCCGACCTCCTCGGCGCCGTCGCCGACGACACCGCGGCCGAGCCCAGGGAGGACGTGCTGCCGCCGGCGCCGGAGCGCCGCCGGCCGGCGCGGGCCGCGGACCTGTCGCTCGCCGCGACGGTGGAACTGGTCGCCTCCCTCGCCCATGCCCGGGAGCCGGGGCCCGCGGAGTTCGAGACCGCCCTCGACGCCCTCGTCCGCCACGCCCACCGCGACCGCGCGGCCCTCGCCGCGGCCCTGCACCCCGCCCTCGCCGACCGCCGCTGGCTCCGGGCCGACAGCTGGACGGACCCCGAGTGGATCGAGGGCGTGGAGCTCGTCGCCGCGACGGTGCTCGGCTGCGTCCGGGCCGCCGACCTGCGGACCGCGGGGAGCCGCCGGGGCGTCGGCTACCCGCAGGACTGCGTGCACGCCGCGCTCGGCGCGGTCACCGCCGCCCGGATCCGGGAGGCGGCCGCCCGCATCCCGGCCGACCCGCTGCCCTTCCTGCTGGCCGCGCCCAGCTGGGACACGGGCACGCTGGAGCCCCTCGAACTCGTCGCACGCCTCGCGGAGTACCGGCGCCTCGGCGTGGCACCCGCCCCGGCCGACTTCGCCCAGGCCCTGCTGCGCGTCCGGCGCGACCCGGAGGCCGCGGCGGCGGCCGCCGCGCTGGGCACCGCCGAGGGCGGGCGCCTCGCCGCCTGGCTCGCCTCCGACGGGGAGCCGCCGCGGACGGTGCGCCGCGTGCAGGAGCCCGCCCCGGCGGCGAGCCGCCTCGGGTGGGACAGGACCCGCGAGACGGTCCCGCGCATCGTCGTCGAACTGTCCGAGCGCCCCGGACTGCAGAACGGCTCCTTCCCCGCCGAGTTCCGGCGGCTCGGCCGCGCGTACACCGACTCGGGCCGGCGCTGCTACCACTGGGCGGGCTACGAGCTTGCCCAGCACCCCGTCATGCCCGAGGACCGCGAAGCGCAGGCCGTCTGGCTGCTGCCGGCGCTGACCGCCTGCGCCACGGTCGGCGAGCGCGGGGCGGGGGAGCTGCTCGCCCGGCTCGCCGAACTGGGCGGCCCGGCCGGCCCGGTCCTGCACCTCGCCGTCGCCACCGGCCTCGGCGCCCGGCACGCCGAGGACCGGCTGGCCGCTGTGGACGCCCTGCTGGTCCTCGCCGCCCGCGGGGAGCTGGACGCCGCACTGCTGGGGCGGGACCTGGCCGAACTGCTCGCCCTCGGCACGGTGAAGCCCAACCGGCTGGCCGACGCTGCCCGCTCGGCCGCTGCCGCCGGCGCGTACGCCCTGACCTGGACGCTGCTTGCGCAGGCGCTCCCGGCGCTGCTGGCCGGGGGCGGGGCCGGGGCGCGGGGCGCGGGGGAGGTGCTGGCCGTGGCCGCGGACTGCGCCGAGCGGTGCGGGGCGGCCGGCCCGGTGCCCGAGGGGGTGGCCGGGGCGGCGGACCGGGCGGGTTCGTCCCAGCTGGCCGTGCAGGCCCGGCGGTTGCGTGCGGCGCTCGCCGAGGCGGCCGCGCGGGCGGGCGGCTCGGGCCGTGCAGGAGGCGGGGGCGGCGCGCGGCGGCCGGGGGGCGGCGCGGAGGCCGCTGCCTGA
- a CDS encoding SWIM zinc finger family protein — MSRSMQALAYARPSSLASDPQGHLLGLETAGGLTPAGPEEHPRFFAGFLRSPQAAARGLLAVADVAAARYHQRTLRASLDPVVTANGDRLRFESFSGCCGVYARLDVLPEGLDGADTGHGTTNVDVNNPLREALSRLAGDDPMHLRVGPDELAVTTLEGPVVEKKVPLPDRWLRGFAESQVVSAGFDLRAELPAAEAVRFLRTLPRAAAGGSSATGRAPLWVVPAGASLRPTTRPVPGAVCLPGPERLAALQRVLRHATGLRVYGPAAHGGAATASAWEVAGPGMRLTLTLSPEPHRGFSGEGGVLEALATDDAAADAELVSALLAWEPRIDTADLAEQSGLTVQRVRAALVRLGTAGRVGYDAAEAAYFHRELPYDAARAERHNPRLGAARALLADGAVALRADATATVASGERRYQVRESAGGVLSCTCQWWADHRGRRGPCKHALAVRMARRARTAPPADRTTDTRTTGGTR; from the coding sequence ATGAGCCGATCCATGCAGGCACTCGCCTACGCACGCCCGTCGTCCCTGGCCTCCGACCCGCAGGGGCACCTCCTGGGCCTGGAGACCGCCGGCGGCCTCACACCCGCGGGCCCCGAGGAGCACCCCCGGTTCTTCGCCGGGTTCCTGCGATCGCCGCAGGCCGCGGCCCGCGGGCTGCTCGCCGTCGCCGACGTCGCCGCGGCGCGCTACCACCAGCGCACGCTGCGGGCCTCACTCGACCCCGTCGTCACCGCCAACGGGGACCGGCTCCGCTTCGAGTCGTTCTCCGGGTGCTGCGGCGTCTACGCCCGGCTCGACGTGCTTCCCGAAGGCCTGGACGGCGCCGACACCGGCCACGGCACCACCAACGTCGACGTCAACAACCCGCTGCGGGAAGCGCTGTCGCGGCTTGCCGGCGACGACCCGATGCACCTGCGCGTCGGCCCCGACGAACTCGCCGTCACCACCCTGGAGGGGCCCGTCGTCGAGAAGAAGGTGCCGCTGCCCGACCGCTGGCTGCGCGGCTTCGCCGAATCCCAGGTGGTCTCCGCCGGGTTCGACCTGCGCGCCGAACTCCCCGCCGCCGAGGCCGTCCGCTTCCTGCGCACCCTCCCGCGCGCCGCCGCCGGCGGCAGCAGCGCCACCGGGCGCGCCCCGCTGTGGGTCGTCCCCGCAGGGGCCTCCCTGCGCCCCACCACCCGGCCCGTACCCGGCGCCGTCTGCCTCCCCGGACCCGAGCGGCTCGCCGCCCTCCAGCGGGTCCTGCGGCACGCCACCGGCCTGCGCGTCTACGGCCCCGCGGCGCACGGCGGCGCGGCGACCGCCTCGGCCTGGGAAGTCGCCGGGCCCGGCATGCGGCTCACGCTCACCCTCTCGCCGGAGCCGCACCGGGGGTTCTCCGGCGAGGGCGGCGTCCTCGAGGCCCTCGCCACCGACGACGCGGCCGCCGACGCCGAACTCGTCTCCGCCCTCCTCGCCTGGGAGCCGCGGATCGACACCGCCGACCTCGCCGAGCAGTCCGGCCTGACGGTGCAGCGGGTCCGCGCCGCCCTCGTCCGCCTCGGCACCGCCGGACGCGTCGGCTACGACGCCGCCGAAGCCGCCTACTTCCACCGCGAACTCCCCTACGACGCCGCCCGGGCCGAACGCCACAACCCACGGCTCGGCGCCGCCCGCGCCCTGCTCGCCGACGGCGCCGTCGCCCTGCGCGCCGACGCCACGGCGACCGTGGCCTCCGGCGAACGCCGCTACCAGGTCCGCGAGTCCGCCGGAGGGGTGCTGAGCTGCACCTGCCAGTGGTGGGCTGACCACCGCGGCCGCCGCGGCCCCTGCAAGCACGCCCTCGCCGTACGCATGGCCCGGCGCGCCCGGACCGCGCCCCCCGCCGACCGCACCACCGACACCCGCACCACCGGAGGAACCCGATGA
- a CDS encoding MASE1 domain-containing protein, translated as MVRTVEWRALAADVLRILAVAVAYYATGQAGLLLSIVVDGAMVTPLWPPTGIALAALLWFGLRAWPGITLGAYMNIEHLASFEPGDAGLLLGNTLAPVCAYLLLRRAGFRTQMDHLRDALALVFLAGLPAMLISATIGTGMLVATGDLPPSDFWPVWAAWWAGDAMGVLLVTPVLLILPQVTPPADAYRAAEALALLVTCGLVTTVACRSSLSVLFLVFPLLIWAGVRFQHVGGAPCALLVSVIAISAAIDQAGPFADHTLFEIMVNLQALNGSAALTVLLLSALVTEQNNIRLRIEQVCEDLSEVVERLAPRRNGTDD; from the coding sequence GTGGTGCGTACCGTGGAATGGCGAGCCCTCGCCGCCGACGTCCTCAGGATCCTCGCGGTCGCGGTCGCCTACTACGCAACCGGACAGGCCGGGCTCCTGCTGAGCATCGTCGTCGACGGCGCCATGGTCACCCCGCTGTGGCCGCCCACCGGCATCGCCCTCGCCGCCCTGCTGTGGTTCGGCCTACGCGCCTGGCCCGGCATCACGCTCGGCGCGTACATGAACATCGAGCACCTGGCCTCCTTCGAACCCGGGGACGCGGGGCTCCTCCTCGGCAACACCCTCGCCCCCGTGTGCGCGTACCTGCTGCTGCGCCGGGCCGGGTTCCGCACGCAGATGGACCACCTGCGCGACGCCCTGGCCCTCGTCTTCCTGGCGGGCCTGCCCGCCATGCTGATCAGCGCGACCATCGGCACCGGGATGCTGGTCGCCACCGGCGACCTGCCGCCGTCGGATTTCTGGCCGGTGTGGGCCGCCTGGTGGGCCGGCGACGCCATGGGCGTGCTCCTCGTCACCCCGGTGCTGCTGATCCTCCCGCAGGTCACCCCGCCGGCGGATGCCTACCGCGCCGCCGAGGCGCTGGCCCTGCTCGTCACCTGCGGCCTCGTCACCACCGTGGCCTGCCGCAGCTCCCTGTCGGTGCTCTTCCTCGTCTTCCCGCTGCTGATCTGGGCCGGCGTCCGCTTCCAGCACGTCGGCGGCGCGCCGTGCGCCCTGCTGGTCTCCGTCATCGCGATCTCCGCGGCGATCGACCAGGCGGGCCCCTTCGCCGACCACACCCTGTTCGAGATCATGGTCAACCTCCAGGCGCTCAACGGCTCCGCGGCCCTGACCGTGCTGCTGCTGTCCGCCCTGGTGACCGAGCAGAACAACATCCGGCTGCGGATCGAGCAGGTGTGCGAGGACCTCTCGGAGGTCGTGGAACGCCTGGCCCCGCGGCGGAACGGGACCGACGACTGA
- a CDS encoding PP2C family protein-serine/threonine phosphatase — protein MIPRRGPRSQSADDLLSTLGRLTARARAGAEHQQARVELAEALQREMLPASLPAVPGLRTAASYAPARHGLDIGGDWYDGFRLPDGALAFSIGDVQGHDVEAAAFMGQVRIGLRAIASVVGDPGEVLGRTNDVLLSTGPELFATCTLLRFDPQTWELDCARAGHVPAIWATVDGRYGMAEDEGGVPLGMLPGAGYAVTRRRLDRAGSIVLLTDGVVEGPAFPIDVGLERVLGVVREAAGADPAELAAEVMKVADSTGHADDAAVLVISHDGGGRGAE, from the coding sequence GTGATCCCGCGCCGCGGCCCGCGGTCGCAGAGCGCGGACGATCTGCTGAGCACCCTCGGACGGCTCACCGCCCGCGCCCGCGCCGGGGCCGAACACCAGCAGGCCCGCGTCGAGCTCGCCGAAGCCCTCCAGCGCGAGATGCTGCCCGCCTCCCTGCCCGCCGTCCCAGGACTGCGCACCGCCGCCAGCTACGCGCCCGCCCGGCACGGCCTCGACATCGGCGGCGACTGGTACGACGGCTTCCGGCTGCCCGACGGCGCCCTCGCCTTCTCCATCGGCGACGTCCAGGGGCACGACGTCGAAGCCGCCGCCTTCATGGGGCAGGTGCGCATCGGCCTGCGCGCCATCGCCTCCGTCGTCGGCGACCCCGGCGAGGTCCTCGGCAGGACCAACGACGTGCTTCTCTCGACCGGACCGGAGCTCTTCGCGACCTGCACCCTGCTCCGCTTCGACCCGCAGACCTGGGAACTGGACTGCGCCCGGGCCGGCCACGTCCCCGCGATATGGGCCACCGTCGACGGCCGCTACGGCATGGCCGAGGACGAGGGCGGCGTCCCCCTCGGCATGCTGCCCGGCGCCGGATACGCCGTCACCCGCCGCAGGCTGGACCGGGCCGGATCCATCGTCCTGCTGACCGACGGCGTCGTCGAGGGCCCCGCCTTCCCCATCGACGTCGGCCTCGAACGCGTGCTGGGCGTCGTACGCGAGGCGGCGGGCGCCGACCCCGCCGAACTGGCCGCCGAGGTCATGAAGGTCGCGGACTCCACCGGCCACGCCGACGACGCCGCCGTCCTCGTCATCAGCCACGACGGAGGCGGACGGGGCGCCGAGTAG
- a CDS encoding MurR/RpiR family transcriptional regulator translates to MSSGQQARAQAAAITPSGQAPDHERAPGDRVRALFDGRRLSPGQRRIAQYLIDHLTEAAFLSITELAERVGVSQPSVTRFATSLGFSGYPALRDVLQPMALSAVAGSPEAREQYRRNELQAAVDAEIENLENVRRLLADTNQVLDIGRELARSVPLTVLGLRISVSLAEYFAYAARRIHPDVRLVTRGGSVAYDALLQSREAGGTWALAFAMPRHAKETLSALRAARHAGLKIALITDHTLGPLVDEADVALTAGTGARLVFDSYAAPGMLSAALLQAMADADPERTQARLEGYEQVADQHGFFL, encoded by the coding sequence GTGTCATCCGGGCAGCAGGCACGCGCGCAGGCGGCTGCGATCACGCCGAGCGGGCAGGCGCCCGACCACGAGAGGGCTCCCGGTGACCGGGTCCGCGCCCTGTTCGACGGCCGCCGCCTCTCGCCCGGCCAGCGGCGCATCGCGCAGTACCTGATCGACCACCTCACCGAGGCGGCGTTCCTGTCGATCACCGAGCTCGCGGAGCGGGTGGGTGTCAGCCAGCCGTCGGTGACGCGCTTCGCGACGTCGCTCGGGTTCAGCGGCTATCCGGCGCTGCGGGACGTCCTGCAGCCGATGGCGCTGAGCGCGGTGGCGGGCTCGCCGGAGGCGCGTGAGCAGTACCGGCGCAACGAGCTCCAGGCGGCCGTCGACGCGGAGATCGAGAACCTGGAGAACGTGCGGCGGCTGCTCGCCGACACCAACCAGGTGCTCGACATCGGGCGGGAGCTGGCCCGCTCGGTGCCGCTGACGGTGCTGGGCCTGCGGATCTCGGTGTCGCTGGCCGAGTACTTCGCGTACGCGGCGCGGCGCATCCACCCCGACGTGCGGCTGGTGACCCGGGGCGGCAGCGTCGCCTACGACGCCCTGCTGCAGTCGCGGGAGGCGGGCGGGACCTGGGCGCTGGCGTTCGCCATGCCGCGGCACGCCAAGGAGACCCTCTCGGCACTGCGGGCGGCCCGGCACGCGGGGCTGAAGATCGCGCTGATCACCGACCACACGCTGGGCCCGCTGGTGGACGAGGCCGATGTCGCGCTGACCGCGGGGACCGGGGCGCGGCTGGTGTTCGACTCGTACGCGGCGCCGGGCATGCTGTCGGCGGCGCTGCTCCAGGCGATGGCCGATGCGGATCCGGAGCGGACGCAGGCCCGGCTCGAAGGGTACGAGCAGGTCGCCGACCAGCACGGATTCTTCCTCTAG